A region from the Saccharomonospora azurea NA-128 genome encodes:
- a CDS encoding TIGR03668 family PPOX class F420-dependent oxidoreductase, translating into MRMDVPTARRLFTAARVARLATTDADGVPHVVPVTFAVDGDDVVWAVDAKPKTTTALRRLRNIAARPAVSLLVDHYAEDWSTLWWVRADGHATIGDPATDAAAVAALVAKYPQYGTTPPSGPVVRVRIRTWRGWSATDPPQPDRVRRP; encoded by the coding sequence ATGCGGATGGACGTGCCCACGGCGCGGCGGTTGTTCACGGCGGCGCGGGTGGCGAGGCTGGCGACCACGGACGCCGACGGGGTGCCACACGTGGTTCCGGTGACGTTCGCGGTGGACGGCGACGACGTCGTGTGGGCGGTCGACGCGAAACCGAAGACCACGACGGCCCTGCGACGCCTCCGCAACATCGCCGCGCGACCGGCCGTGTCGCTGCTGGTGGACCACTACGCCGAGGACTGGTCGACGTTGTGGTGGGTGCGCGCCGACGGGCACGCCACGATCGGCGACCCGGCCACGGACGCCGCGGCGGTGGCCGCGCTCGTGGCGAAGTACCCGCAGTACGGGACCACGCCACCGAGCGGGCCGGTCGTGCGTGTGCGGATCAGGACGTGGCGTGGGTGGTCGGCGACGGACCCTCCGCAGCCGGATCGGGTTCGGCGTCCTTGA
- the mptB gene encoding polyprenol phosphomannose-dependent alpha 1,6 mannosyltransferase MptB: protein MATTTDSAPSAETPAEETAGARDTARAGETSPFPYRTIAMGVIGSVVLMLASLGAGGILVRDPIIGTGPLSWMRYGHGHALTTAVLYVGFGLVVWAWVRLGRYALAGRIGTRPIVVAAFAWMAPLLIAPPLFTRDVFSYLGQGAQLLHGLDPYDYGPAALDVLPDVVQNVHPLWQTTPAPYGPLFLLVAEHTVGITGNNMIAGVILTRVILLAGLAGLLWALPKLVRHLGGRLPVTMWLAVASPMMVIHLVGGPHNDLLMLAFLTIGVWAALERKHALAIVLVTVGMLIKPTAAVALPFLVWVWANHLPHEESLFRRFVKAVTPSLAIFGVVFAAGTWVSLGSLNLGWVTGLQAPQMIANWLNFPTGIGEVAHTLVNLVIDVPSSPFVTVARGAAWVALIAVMVWQWWKARHGGREAIMRMGITLLAVAIFAPPTLPWYLTWGFVILSAFSWRRVHLAVMVAVSMFLVLVYYPTGEQSLYDWWFIAGVVAASLYGAASLLKPDPLGLIGVWKRQPVKDAEPDPAAEGPSPTTHATS from the coding sequence ATGGCCACCACCACCGATTCCGCGCCGAGCGCCGAGACGCCCGCGGAGGAGACCGCAGGAGCACGGGACACCGCCCGTGCCGGGGAGACGTCACCCTTCCCGTACCGCACCATCGCGATGGGTGTCATCGGCAGCGTGGTGCTGATGCTCGCGTCGCTGGGCGCCGGAGGCATCCTCGTCCGTGACCCGATCATCGGCACCGGGCCGCTGTCGTGGATGCGGTACGGCCACGGACACGCCCTTACCACCGCCGTCCTGTACGTCGGTTTCGGACTCGTCGTGTGGGCGTGGGTGCGGCTGGGCCGCTACGCCCTCGCCGGGCGCATCGGCACCAGACCCATCGTCGTCGCCGCGTTCGCGTGGATGGCGCCGCTGCTGATCGCGCCGCCGCTGTTCACGCGGGACGTGTTCTCCTACCTCGGGCAGGGCGCGCAGCTGCTGCACGGGCTCGACCCGTACGACTACGGGCCCGCCGCGCTGGACGTGCTGCCCGACGTGGTGCAGAACGTGCACCCACTGTGGCAGACCACACCCGCGCCGTACGGGCCCCTGTTCCTGCTGGTGGCCGAACACACCGTCGGCATCACCGGCAACAACATGATCGCCGGGGTCATCCTGACCCGGGTGATCCTGCTGGCGGGCCTGGCGGGCCTGCTGTGGGCGTTGCCGAAGCTGGTGCGCCACCTCGGTGGGCGGCTGCCCGTGACCATGTGGCTGGCGGTGGCCAGCCCGATGATGGTGATCCACCTCGTCGGCGGCCCGCACAACGACCTGCTCATGCTCGCGTTCCTCACCATCGGCGTGTGGGCCGCGCTGGAACGCAAACACGCCCTCGCGATCGTGCTCGTCACCGTCGGCATGCTGATCAAACCGACGGCGGCCGTGGCGTTGCCGTTCCTGGTGTGGGTGTGGGCCAACCACCTGCCGCACGAGGAAAGCCTGTTCCGGCGCTTCGTCAAGGCCGTCACCCCGTCGTTGGCGATCTTCGGCGTGGTGTTCGCCGCCGGAACATGGGTGTCGCTCGGGTCGCTCAACCTCGGGTGGGTCACCGGCCTGCAGGCGCCGCAGATGATCGCGAACTGGTTGAACTTCCCCACGGGCATCGGCGAGGTCGCCCACACGCTCGTGAACCTCGTCATCGACGTGCCGTCGTCACCGTTCGTCACCGTGGCCCGCGGCGCGGCGTGGGTGGCGCTGATCGCAGTGATGGTGTGGCAGTGGTGGAAGGCCCGCCACGGTGGCCGCGAGGCCATCATGCGCATGGGCATCACGCTGCTCGCCGTGGCGATCTTCGCGCCCCCGACACTGCCGTGGTACCTGACGTGGGGCTTCGTGATCCTGTCGGCGTTCTCGTGGCGTCGGGTGCACCTCGCCGTCATGGTGGCCGTGTCGATGTTCCTGGTGCTGGTGTACTACCCGACCGGTGAGCAGAGCCTCTACGACTGGTGGTTCATCGCCGGTGTCGTCGCGGCCAGCCTCTACGGTGCGGCGTCGCTGCTCAAGCCCGACCCGCTCGGTCTCATCGGCGTGTGGAAGCGCCAACCGGTCAAGGACGCCGAACCCGATCCGGCTGCGGAGGGTCCGTCGCCGACCACCCACGCCACGTCCTGA
- a CDS encoding dipeptide ABC transporter ATP-binding protein: protein MAPETPETPLLRLSDLGVTYRTAGGEVPAVRDVDLTLRAGETLGIAGESGSGKSTVAMSLLRLLPKSATVTGEVLLDGEDVNTMRWGRLRAVRWSAASIVFQGAMHALNPVRTVGEQIAEPIRLHTTTNGATKDRVAELLRQVDLPPERANAYPHELSGGQKQRVMIAMALACEPKLIVADEPTTALDVVVQDQVLRLLSDLVAQRGIGLVMISHDLGVLAQTCERVAVMYRGEVVEEGPSGEVFDNPRHDHTRALAAAIHRIGDPESRMVTDRDTAVIGGDTEGTEGAPDEEILAARDLVVTFRDRSRQVVRAVDGVDLGVRRGEIVALVGQSGSGKTTLARTMLGLQKPTSGSVLFDGSLLPTSMSGLRAYRRRVQLVLQDPTSALNPRHTVYEAVAEGPRIHKLAGEERDIVVAALEAAELRPAERYLSRLPHELSGGQRQRVVIAGALACEPSVLIADEPVASLDATVRNEILALLLRLRRDLGLAALVITHDLGLAWAIADRVAVMHQGRIVEQGPVETVLLNPRHEYTRSLLAALPTPSTSAFRRGV from the coding sequence ATGGCGCCGGAGACGCCTGAGACCCCCTTGCTCCGGTTGAGCGACCTCGGGGTCACCTACCGCACCGCGGGCGGCGAGGTACCCGCGGTGCGCGACGTCGACCTCACGTTGCGGGCGGGTGAGACGCTGGGCATCGCGGGCGAGTCCGGCTCGGGCAAGTCCACCGTGGCGATGAGCCTGCTGCGGCTGCTGCCGAAGTCCGCGACCGTCACCGGCGAGGTGCTGCTGGACGGCGAGGACGTCAACACGATGCGGTGGGGCCGGCTGCGCGCGGTGCGCTGGTCGGCGGCGTCGATCGTGTTCCAGGGCGCAATGCACGCGTTGAACCCGGTGCGCACCGTGGGGGAGCAGATCGCCGAGCCGATCCGGCTGCACACCACCACGAACGGGGCCACGAAGGACCGCGTGGCCGAGCTGCTGCGGCAGGTGGACCTGCCCCCGGAACGTGCGAACGCCTACCCGCACGAGCTGTCCGGCGGGCAGAAACAGCGCGTCATGATCGCGATGGCGTTGGCGTGCGAACCGAAGCTCATCGTGGCCGACGAGCCGACCACCGCGCTGGACGTGGTGGTGCAGGACCAGGTGCTGCGGCTGCTGAGCGACCTCGTCGCCCAGCGCGGCATCGGGCTCGTCATGATCAGCCACGACCTGGGTGTGCTGGCGCAGACCTGCGAGCGGGTCGCGGTGATGTACCGGGGTGAGGTGGTGGAGGAGGGCCCGTCGGGCGAGGTGTTCGACAACCCCCGCCACGACCACACGCGGGCGCTGGCCGCCGCGATCCACCGCATCGGCGACCCGGAGTCCCGCATGGTCACCGACCGTGACACCGCGGTGATCGGCGGAGACACCGAGGGCACCGAGGGCGCCCCGGACGAAGAGATCCTGGCCGCCCGGGACCTCGTCGTCACGTTCCGTGACCGGTCCCGGCAGGTGGTGAGGGCCGTCGACGGCGTGGACCTGGGCGTGCGGCGCGGCGAGATCGTGGCCCTGGTCGGGCAGTCCGGATCGGGCAAGACGACCCTGGCGCGCACCATGCTCGGGCTGCAGAAACCGACCTCGGGATCGGTGCTGTTCGACGGGTCCCTGCTGCCGACGTCGATGTCCGGGCTGCGCGCCTACCGGCGCCGCGTGCAGCTGGTGCTGCAGGACCCCACCAGCGCCCTCAACCCCCGGCACACGGTGTACGAGGCGGTCGCCGAGGGCCCCCGCATCCACAAGCTCGCGGGCGAGGAACGCGACATCGTCGTCGCCGCGCTGGAAGCGGCCGAGCTGCGGCCGGCCGAACGGTACCTGTCGCGGCTGCCCCACGAGCTGTCCGGCGGGCAGCGGCAGCGCGTGGTCATCGCGGGCGCGCTGGCCTGCGAACCCAGCGTGCTGATCGCCGACGAACCGGTGGCCTCGCTCGACGCCACGGTGCGCAACGAGATCCTCGCGCTGCTGCTGCGACTCCGGCGGGACCTCGGACTCGCCGCGCTGGTGATCACCCACGACCTCGGACTGGCGTGGGCCATCGCCGACCGCGTCGCGGTGATGCACCAGGGCCGTATCGTGGAGCAGGGACCGGTGGAGACCGTGCTGCTCAATCCGCGACACGAGTACACCAGATCGCTGCTCGCGGCGTTGCCGACACCTTCGACGAGCGCATTCCGTCGCGGTGTGTAA
- a CDS encoding ABC transporter permease — protein sequence MTSPVWQRRRAAVASVWSEFRGQRGGLIGLGVLAAVVVLAVTAPLFTDAADLNVTTAPGTPLEPPSLEFLLGTDVDGRSVLLLTLWGARVSLLVGFAATILSVVIGTLVGLAAGHFGGWVSSVLLRFTDFFLVLPSLVLAIALSTVLPQGIATIVLAVGVTSWPATARLVRAQTLTIESRPFVERARALGGGHAHILGRHVLPSVLPLVLANTTLVVGNSIIAESTLSFLGLGDPSAVSWGSMLQSALSSGSVSAGAWWYLLPPGLAIVVIVLCFTLVGRALETVLNPRLRGQ from the coding sequence ATGACCTCTCCTGTGTGGCAGCGCCGGCGCGCGGCGGTCGCGTCGGTGTGGAGCGAGTTCCGCGGGCAGCGCGGCGGGCTGATCGGGTTGGGCGTGCTCGCGGCGGTGGTCGTGCTGGCGGTGACCGCGCCGCTGTTCACCGATGCCGCCGACCTGAACGTCACCACCGCCCCCGGTACGCCGCTGGAGCCGCCGAGCCTCGAATTCCTCCTCGGCACCGACGTCGACGGCCGCTCGGTGCTGCTGCTGACGCTGTGGGGCGCGCGGGTGTCGCTGCTGGTCGGGTTCGCCGCGACGATCCTGTCCGTGGTCATCGGCACCCTGGTGGGACTGGCGGCGGGGCACTTCGGCGGCTGGGTGTCCAGCGTGCTGCTGCGCTTCACCGACTTCTTCCTCGTGCTGCCGTCGCTGGTGCTGGCGATCGCGCTGTCGACCGTGCTGCCGCAGGGCATCGCCACCATCGTGCTCGCGGTGGGCGTGACGTCGTGGCCCGCGACCGCGCGGCTGGTGCGGGCGCAGACCCTGACGATCGAGAGCAGACCGTTCGTAGAGCGGGCCCGCGCGCTCGGCGGCGGCCACGCCCACATCCTGGGGCGGCACGTGCTGCCGTCGGTGCTGCCGCTGGTGCTGGCGAACACGACGCTCGTGGTCGGCAACTCGATCATCGCCGAGTCCACGCTGTCGTTCCTCGGGTTGGGCGACCCGAGCGCGGTGTCGTGGGGCTCGATGTTGCAGTCGGCGTTGTCGTCGGGTTCGGTGAGCGCGGGCGCCTGGTGGTACCTGCTGCCGCCCGGGCTGGCGATCGTCGTGATCGTGTTGTGCTTCACGCTGGTGGGCCGGGCGTTGGAGACCGTGCTCAATCCGAGGTTGAGAGGACAGTGA
- a CDS encoding ABC transporter permease yields MTSSVTVTSTDAAPDPGPRGSGRRGAAGVKALPPTVRFVASKLGGALASFSLVVVLGFLLFRMIPGDPVATMTRDRPTSPEQLAALRERLGLDKSIPEQFVDYVSGLLRFDLGTSYVYNRPVSEMIGERFWPTVLLVGTATVLAVALGLWLGVRAAWRRGSTFDRVNTGVALTLWSVPQFWLGLLLLIATQGLFPSRGMRSPVLPDDPVAQVLDVAHHLVLPCVTLLAVIYAQYMLVMRSSLLEEMGADYLTTARAKGLRDDLVRRRHAVPNALLPTVTLVFLQFGMVVSGTVTVETVFSWPGLGLLTYQALRGPDLPLLQGVFVVLAGSVLLMNLVAELLYRVLDPRVRES; encoded by the coding sequence GTGACGTCGAGCGTGACGGTGACGTCGACCGACGCCGCGCCGGATCCGGGCCCCCGAGGCTCGGGGCGGCGCGGCGCCGCTGGTGTGAAGGCGCTTCCCCCGACGGTGCGGTTCGTCGCCTCCAAACTGGGTGGGGCGCTGGCCAGTTTCTCGCTCGTGGTGGTGCTCGGGTTCCTGCTGTTCCGCATGATCCCGGGCGACCCGGTCGCGACGATGACCCGCGACCGGCCCACGAGCCCGGAACAACTGGCCGCCCTGCGGGAACGACTGGGGCTGGACAAGTCGATCCCCGAACAGTTCGTCGACTACGTGTCGGGACTGCTGCGGTTCGACCTCGGCACCTCCTACGTGTACAACCGGCCGGTCTCGGAGATGATCGGCGAGCGGTTCTGGCCCACCGTGCTGCTGGTGGGGACGGCGACGGTGCTGGCGGTGGCGCTCGGGCTGTGGCTGGGCGTGCGCGCCGCGTGGCGCCGGGGCAGCACGTTCGACCGGGTCAACACCGGTGTGGCGTTGACGTTGTGGTCGGTGCCGCAGTTCTGGCTCGGTCTGCTGCTGCTGATCGCCACCCAGGGGTTGTTCCCGAGCCGGGGCATGCGCTCCCCGGTGCTCCCGGACGATCCGGTGGCGCAGGTCCTCGACGTGGCGCACCACCTCGTGCTGCCGTGCGTGACGCTGCTGGCGGTGATCTACGCCCAGTACATGCTCGTGATGCGCTCGTCGCTGCTGGAGGAGATGGGCGCCGACTACCTCACGACCGCGCGCGCGAAGGGCTTGCGCGACGACCTCGTGCGGCGGCGGCACGCGGTGCCGAACGCGCTGTTGCCGACGGTGACGTTGGTGTTCCTGCAGTTCGGCATGGTCGTGTCGGGCACGGTGACGGTCGAGACGGTGTTCTCGTGGCCGGGCCTGGGGTTGTTGACGTACCAGGCGTTGCGGGGTCCCGACCTGCCGTTGCTGCAGGGCGTGTTCGTGGTGCTGGCGGGATCGGTGCTGCTGATGAACCTGGTCGCGGAACTGCTGTACCGGGTGCTGGACCCGAGGGTGCGTGAGTCATGA
- a CDS encoding ABC transporter substrate-binding protein, whose translation MVGPLVPVAAAQDSSPQVLRVALVQEIDHLNPFTASFSSSAMIGRFSWEFLTLPSSEDATPTGGVAESWEASEDKLTWTFTIREGMTWSDGEPVTAEDAAFTFNKIMSDAKAAEANGSYVENFDEVTAADEHTLVIETKEPQASMTALDVPIVPEHVWSDIDDMHDPVTDSVDVVGVGSGPFLIAEYRPNELVRMTANEDYWRGAPAYDELHFIKFENADAAVNALRNGEVDFINRLTQAQFDSLQNEDGIETNQSSGRRYRELLMNPGAQNAEGDEIGDGHPALRDVEVRRAIAMAIDPKVLVDKVLGGYGEMPGSLVPPIYEDFHYQPGDDVRYEFDPAAANALLDEAGYERGPDGIRVDPDGNRLEFRLTGRASEDYAQRASDYLVSWLKDIGIAVTKNLVSDNEVDETTSSGHYDLAFSGWGTNPDPDYILAKQTCAALPASSGSSSSNAFFCDETYDKLYAQQSAELDPAKRAELVREAQARYYEMVPSYVLGYDMVLEAYRSDRFTGFVQQPEGEGQIMEQTGYWGFYGAKPVEGAAGDDSGLSAGVWVALGAGALALVAVGGTVVARRRSSTDDRE comes from the coding sequence ATGGTGGGGCCGTTGGTGCCCGTGGCGGCCGCGCAGGACTCCTCGCCGCAGGTGTTGCGGGTGGCGTTGGTGCAGGAGATCGACCACCTGAACCCGTTCACCGCGAGTTTCTCGTCGAGCGCGATGATCGGCCGGTTCTCGTGGGAGTTCCTCACGTTGCCGTCGTCCGAGGACGCCACGCCGACGGGTGGGGTGGCCGAGTCGTGGGAGGCGTCGGAGGACAAACTCACGTGGACGTTCACGATCCGCGAGGGGATGACGTGGTCGGACGGTGAGCCGGTCACGGCGGAGGATGCCGCGTTCACCTTCAACAAGATCATGTCCGATGCGAAGGCGGCGGAGGCGAACGGCAGCTACGTCGAGAACTTCGACGAGGTCACCGCGGCCGACGAGCACACGCTGGTGATCGAGACGAAGGAACCGCAGGCGAGCATGACGGCGTTGGACGTGCCGATCGTGCCGGAGCACGTGTGGTCGGACATCGACGACATGCACGACCCGGTCACCGACAGCGTCGACGTCGTGGGCGTGGGCAGCGGCCCGTTCCTGATCGCGGAGTACCGGCCCAACGAGCTCGTGCGGATGACCGCGAACGAGGACTACTGGCGGGGCGCCCCGGCCTACGACGAGCTGCACTTCATCAAGTTCGAGAACGCCGACGCGGCGGTCAACGCGCTACGCAACGGCGAGGTGGACTTCATCAACCGGCTCACGCAGGCCCAGTTCGACAGCCTGCAGAACGAGGACGGCATCGAGACCAACCAGTCGTCGGGCCGCCGCTACCGCGAACTGCTGATGAACCCGGGCGCGCAGAACGCCGAGGGCGACGAGATCGGTGACGGCCACCCGGCGCTGCGCGACGTCGAGGTGCGGCGCGCGATCGCCATGGCGATCGACCCGAAGGTGCTGGTCGACAAGGTGCTCGGCGGCTACGGCGAGATGCCCGGCAGCCTCGTCCCGCCGATCTACGAGGACTTCCACTACCAGCCGGGCGACGACGTGCGCTACGAGTTCGACCCCGCGGCCGCCAACGCGCTGCTCGACGAGGCGGGCTACGAGCGGGGCCCGGACGGGATCCGCGTCGACCCGGACGGCAACCGGCTGGAGTTCCGCCTGACCGGGCGGGCCAGCGAGGACTATGCGCAGCGCGCGAGCGACTACCTCGTGTCCTGGTTGAAGGACATCGGCATCGCGGTCACGAAGAACCTGGTGTCGGACAACGAGGTGGACGAGACCACGTCCTCGGGCCACTACGACCTCGCGTTCTCGGGCTGGGGCACGAACCCGGACCCCGACTACATCCTCGCCAAGCAGACGTGCGCCGCGCTGCCCGCGTCATCGGGCAGCAGCAGTAGCAACGCGTTCTTCTGCGACGAGACCTACGACAAGCTGTACGCGCAGCAGTCGGCGGAGCTCGACCCGGCCAAGCGCGCGGAACTCGTCCGCGAGGCGCAGGCCCGCTACTACGAAATGGTGCCGAGTTACGTGCTCGGCTACGACATGGTGCTGGAGGCCTACCGGTCGGACCGCTTCACCGGCTTCGTGCAGCAGCCGGAGGGTGAGGGCCAGATCATGGAGCAGACCGGCTACTGGGGCTTCTACGGCGCGAAGCCGGTGGAGGGTGCCGCCGGTGACGACTCCGGCCTGTCCGCCGGTGTGTGGGTGGCGCTGGGCGCCGGTGCGCTCGCGCTGGTCGCCGTCGGCGGCACCGTGGTCGCGCGCCGCCGCTCCTCCACCGACGACAGGGAGTGA
- a CDS encoding M55 family metallopeptidase, which yields MISADMEGATGVTWTDDVVPGTEQWQRFRRLFTGDVNAVIAGLTDGGATDILVNEAHSSQRNVLLEDLDPRARMLTGRHKPLSMMEGIDSGVDGVVFLGYHAGAGCDGVLSHTYLPNQITGVWLDGVPASEGRLNAALAAEHGVPVLLVSGDDKTCEDALDYAPDAATVAVKQCVSRYAAICLPPSRTSADLTVAATRGMRLAGRGTPTTTAHHIDVEFDASHLAQAAAVIPTVEQTGVRTVGFDAPTMTDAMKAFKIVTAIADGAVQGKYG from the coding sequence ATGATTTCCGCCGACATGGAAGGCGCCACCGGCGTCACCTGGACAGACGACGTCGTCCCCGGCACCGAGCAATGGCAACGGTTCCGCCGCCTGTTCACCGGCGACGTCAACGCCGTCATCGCCGGTCTCACCGACGGCGGCGCCACCGACATCCTCGTCAACGAAGCACATTCGTCCCAGCGCAACGTGCTCCTCGAGGACCTCGACCCGCGCGCCCGCATGCTCACCGGACGCCACAAACCACTGTCGATGATGGAAGGGATCGACAGCGGCGTCGACGGTGTCGTCTTCCTCGGCTACCACGCCGGCGCCGGCTGCGACGGCGTGCTCTCCCACACCTACCTGCCCAACCAGATCACCGGCGTGTGGCTCGACGGCGTCCCCGCCAGCGAAGGCCGCCTCAACGCCGCGCTCGCCGCCGAACACGGCGTGCCCGTCCTCCTCGTCAGCGGCGACGACAAGACCTGCGAGGACGCCCTCGACTACGCACCCGACGCCGCCACCGTCGCCGTCAAACAGTGCGTCAGCCGCTACGCCGCCATCTGCCTGCCCCCGTCGCGCACCAGCGCGGACCTCACCGTCGCCGCCACCCGAGGCATGCGCCTCGCCGGACGGGGCACCCCCACCACGACAGCGCACCACATCGACGTCGAGTTCGACGCCAGCCACCTCGCCCAGGCGGCCGCCGTCATCCCGACCGTCGAACAGACCGGCGTCCGCACCGTCGGCTTCGACGCCCCCACCATGACCGACGCCATGAAGGCCTTCAAGATCGTCACCGCCATCGCCGACGGCGCCGTGCAGGGCAAGTACGGCTGA
- a CDS encoding M20/M25/M40 family metallo-hydrolase: MTADVVDLCSQLVRFDTTNHGAGDARGERDAAEFCATTLAAAGIEPTILESAPRRANVVARVPGENPDLPALLIQGHLDVVPADPAEWSVDPFSGTVADGYVWGRGAVDMKDFCATVLAALSSLAATGRRPRRDIVLAFVADEEDRGEYGAHWLTAHHSDLFTDCAAAVSESGGYTYHVRAADGRTVRLYPVGTAERGTAHLRLTARGRAGHGSRRNDANAVTRLVDALHALAAHRWPVVLTPTVEAFLERTGKALGVDVDLHDIDATLDRLGDAAPLVESTVRNSVTPTVLSAGYKVNVIPGVAEAHVDGRVLPGTEAALLSEVDALIGPHVEREFLSRSPSVEAPVDSPWFDAMADALRSQDPDAVVVPYCLGGGTDAKAFSELGIDCYGFAPLWLPEGFDYRAMAHGVDERVPVDGLRFGARVMEHLLLNA; the protein is encoded by the coding sequence GTGACAGCCGATGTCGTGGACCTCTGTTCCCAGCTGGTCCGCTTCGACACCACCAACCACGGCGCAGGCGACGCCCGCGGCGAACGCGACGCCGCCGAATTCTGCGCCACCACCCTCGCCGCCGCGGGCATCGAACCCACGATCCTCGAATCCGCGCCCCGACGCGCCAACGTCGTCGCCCGCGTCCCCGGCGAGAACCCGGACCTGCCCGCGCTCCTCATCCAGGGACATCTCGACGTCGTCCCCGCCGACCCCGCCGAGTGGAGCGTCGACCCGTTCTCCGGCACCGTCGCCGACGGCTACGTCTGGGGGCGCGGCGCCGTCGACATGAAGGACTTCTGCGCCACGGTCCTGGCCGCCCTCAGCTCGCTGGCCGCCACCGGACGCCGCCCCCGGCGCGACATCGTCCTCGCCTTCGTCGCCGACGAGGAGGACCGCGGCGAGTACGGAGCGCACTGGCTCACCGCCCACCACTCCGACCTCTTCACCGACTGCGCCGCCGCCGTCAGCGAGTCCGGCGGCTACACCTACCACGTCCGCGCCGCCGACGGACGCACCGTCCGCCTCTACCCCGTGGGCACCGCCGAACGCGGCACCGCCCACCTCAGGCTCACCGCCCGTGGCCGCGCCGGACACGGCTCCCGACGCAACGACGCCAACGCCGTCACCCGCCTCGTCGACGCACTCCACGCGCTCGCCGCCCACCGCTGGCCCGTCGTGCTCACCCCCACCGTCGAGGCGTTCCTCGAACGCACCGGCAAAGCCCTCGGCGTCGACGTCGACCTCCACGACATCGACGCCACACTCGACCGCCTCGGCGACGCCGCACCCCTCGTCGAGTCCACCGTCCGCAACAGCGTCACCCCGACCGTCCTGTCCGCCGGCTACAAGGTCAACGTCATCCCCGGCGTCGCCGAAGCCCACGTCGACGGCCGGGTCCTCCCCGGCACCGAGGCCGCGCTGCTGTCCGAGGTCGACGCCCTCATCGGCCCCCACGTCGAACGCGAGTTCCTCTCCCGCAGCCCCTCCGTCGAGGCCCCCGTCGACTCGCCCTGGTTCGACGCGATGGCCGACGCGCTGCGCTCGCAGGACCCCGACGCCGTGGTCGTCCCGTACTGCCTGGGCGGCGGCACCGACGCCAAGGCGTTCAGCGAACTCGGCATCGACTGCTACGGCTTCGCGCCCCTGTGGCTGCCCGAAGGGTTCGACTACCGCGCCATGGCCCACGGCGTCGACGAACGCGTTCCCGTCGACGGCCTGCGGTTCGGCGCCCGCGTCATGGAACACCTCCTGCTGAACGCCTGA
- a CDS encoding malate dehydrogenase, which yields MTQAPVNVTVTGAAGQIGYALLFRIASGQLLGQDTPVRLRLLEIPQAVKAAEGTALELEDGAFPLLAGIDIFDDPKQAFEGTNVALLVGARPRTKGMERGDLLEANGGIFKPQGEAINAGAADDVKVLVVGNPANTNALIAKAHAPDVPAERFTAMTRLDHNRAVAQLAKKLGVAVTDIRKLTIWGNHSATQYPDIFNAEVKGQNAAEAVNDQAWLENEFIPRVAKRGAEIIEARGASSAASAANAAIDHVYDWVNGTPEGDWVSMGVPSDGSYGVPEGLISSFPVVCKNGSYEIVQGLEINDFSRSRIDASVGELVEERDAVTKLGLV from the coding sequence ATGACGCAGGCCCCTGTCAACGTCACCGTCACCGGCGCCGCCGGCCAGATCGGCTACGCGCTGCTGTTCCGCATCGCGTCCGGCCAGCTGCTCGGCCAGGACACGCCGGTGCGGCTGCGGCTGCTGGAGATTCCGCAGGCGGTGAAGGCGGCGGAGGGCACCGCTCTCGAACTCGAAGACGGAGCCTTCCCGCTGCTGGCGGGGATCGACATCTTCGACGACCCGAAGCAGGCCTTCGAGGGCACCAACGTCGCCCTGCTCGTCGGCGCCCGCCCCCGCACCAAGGGCATGGAGCGCGGTGACCTCCTCGAAGCCAACGGCGGCATCTTCAAGCCGCAGGGCGAGGCCATCAACGCCGGCGCCGCCGACGACGTCAAGGTACTGGTGGTGGGCAACCCCGCGAACACCAACGCGCTGATCGCCAAGGCCCACGCCCCCGACGTCCCCGCCGAGCGGTTCACCGCGATGACCCGCCTCGACCACAACCGCGCCGTCGCCCAGCTCGCCAAGAAGCTCGGCGTCGCCGTCACCGACATCAGGAAGCTGACGATCTGGGGCAACCACTCCGCCACCCAGTACCCCGACATCTTCAACGCCGAGGTCAAGGGCCAGAACGCGGCGGAGGCCGTCAACGACCAGGCGTGGCTGGAGAACGAGTTCATCCCGCGGGTCGCCAAGCGCGGCGCCGAGATCATCGAGGCGCGGGGCGCGTCCTCGGCCGCGTCGGCCGCCAACGCCGCCATCGACCACGTCTACGACTGGGTCAACGGCACCCCGGAGGGCGACTGGGTGTCCATGGGTGTGCCCTCCGACGGCTCCTACGGTGTTCCCGAGGGCCTGATCTCGTCGTTCCCGGTGGTCTGCAAGAACGGCTCCTACGAGATCGTGCAGGGCCTGGAGATCAACGACTTCTCCCGCTCCCGCATCGACGCCTCCGTCGGCGAACTCGTCGAGGAGCGCGACGCGGTCACCAAGCTCGGTCTCGTCTGA